In Cellulomonas sp. Y8, the genomic stretch CGTTCAGCCGGCCGACCTTGCGCCACTGGGTGCCGAACGCCTTCTGCGACCGGGGCCCGATGACCCCGAAGATGACGCCCATGAGCGGGATGGAGACGAGCGCGACCAGCGCGAGCTGCCACGAGATCGAGAACATCATGATCAGCACGCCGACGACGGTGAGGACCGACGTGAGCGCCGTGGACAGCGACTGCTGCATCGTCTGCGTGATGTTGTCGATGTCGTTGGTGACGCGGGAGATCAGCTCGCCGCGCTGCACCTTGTCGAAGTAGGCGAGCGGCAGCCGGTTGATCTTGGTCTCGACCTGCTCGCGCAGGCGCCACATGGCCCGGACCATGATCACGTTGATGATGTAGCCCTGCAGCCACATGAGCAGCGCGCCCGCGACGTACAGCGCGAGCACGGTCAGCAGCAGCCGGCCGAGCAGGTCGAAGTCGATCCCGGCACCCGGCACCAGGCCCTTCGCCGCCGCGACCATGTCCGCGACGCGGTCCTGGCCCGAGGCGCGCAGGCCCTCGACGGCCTGCTCCTGGGTGAGGCCCTCGGGCAGCTGCCGGCCCATGAAGCCGGTGAACACGGCGTCGGTGGCGCGGCCGAGCACCCGGGGCGCGAGCACCGTGAGCGTGACGCCGGCGGCGCCCATGAGGGTCACGGCGACCAGGGCCCACTTGTACGGGCGCAGCAGGCCGATCATCCGGCCGAACGACTGCCCGAAGTTGTCCGCCTTGCCCGGCGCGACCGAGTCCCACGAGTCCGAGGCGAGGCGTGCCTGCTCCCCGAGCTCGATCTCGAGCTTCTCGTCCTCCGTCAGCTCCGGCTCCGCCGGCTTCGTGCGCGTCTTCTGGTCGCTCATGCGCCGGCCTCCACCGCGAGCTGGGACTCCGCGATCTCGCGGTAGGTCTGGTTGGTCGCGAGCAGCTCGTCGTGCGTGCCGAGGCCGGCCACGCGGCCGTCCTCGAGGACGAGGATCTGGTCCGCGCCGGTCACCGTCGACACCCGCTGGGCGACGACGATCTTGGTGACCTCGGGCAGCTCGCGCCACAGCGCCTGCCGCAGCCGGGCGTCGGTCGCGAGGTCGAGCGCCGAGAACGAGTCGTCGAACAGCAGCACCGCCGGGCGGCGCACCAGGGCGCGCGCGATCGCGAGCCGCTGGCGCTGCCCGCCGGACACGTTGGTGCCGCCCTGCGAGATCCGGGCCTCGAGCCCGCCCTCCATCTGGGACACGAAGTCGCTGGCCTGGGCGATCTCGAGCGCCCGCCACAGGTCGGCGTCCGTCGCGTCCTCCTGGCCGAGGCGCAGGTTGGACGCCACGGTCCCGGCGAACAGGAACGGCCGCTGCGGGACCAGGCCGATGCCGGCCCACAGCTCCTCGACGTCGCGGTCCCGGACGTCGACCCCGCCGACGCGCACCGCGCCGCCGGTCGTGTCGAACAGCCGCGGGATCAGCGAGACGAGCGTCGTCTTGCCCGCGCCGGTCGAGCCGATGACCGCCACGGTCTGGCCCTGCCGGGCGGTGAACGAGACGCCCGAGAGCACGGGGTGCTCGGCCTCGGGGTACGCGAAGGTCACGTCGTCGAACGCGACCTCGCCCGGCCGCGGGGTGCCGCGCACCGGCTCGGCGGGCTCGGCCAGCGTGGACTCGCTGGTCAGCACCTCGGTGATCCGCTCGGCCGACACGGCGGCGCGCGGGATCATCACCGTCATGAAGGTGGCCATGAGGACGCCCATGAGGATCTGGCCGATGTACTGCATGAACGCGAACAGCGTGCCGACCTGCACGTTGCCGTCGTCGACCTCGATGCCGCCGAACCAGATCACGCCGACCACGGTCACGTTGAGCACGAGCATCGCGAGCGGGAACAGCACGACGAACAGCGAGCCGATCTTGCGGCCGACGACCATGATGTCGGTGTTCGCGCCCCGGAACCGCTCGCTCTCGATGTCCTCCCGGACGAAGGCCCGCACGACGCGCACGCCGGTCAGCTGCTCGCGCATGATCCGGTTGACGGCGTCGAGCTTGGTCTGGAACGACCGGAACAGCGGCACCATCCGGCTGATGATGATGCCCGCGACGAGCAGCAGCACCGGCACCGAGACCGCGATCAGCCAGGACAGCCCGACGTCCTGACGCAGGGCCATGACGATGCCGCCGATCGCGAGCATCGGCGCGCTGACCAGCATGGTCGAGCCCATCATCGCGAGCATCTGGACCTGCTGGACGTCGTTGGTGTTGCGCGTGATGAGCGAGCCGGCCCCGAACCGGGAGATCTCCCGCTCCGAGTAGCCGCTCACCCGCCCGTACACGTCGTCGCGCAGGTCCCGCCCGACCTGCATCGCGGCGCGCGCGGCGAAGTAGGTGGCGACGATCGCCGCGACGATCTGGCCGAGGGACACCAGCAGCATGTACCCGCCCGCGCGCCAGATGAACGCGGTGTCGCCCTGGGCGACCCCCTCGTCGATGATGCGGGCGTTCAGGTTGGGCAGGTAGAGCATGGCGAGCGCCGAGCAGAGCTGGAAGACCAGCACGCCGAGCAGCAGCCAGCGGTAGGGGCGCAGGTAGCGCATCAGCAGACGGGCGAGCACGTGGTCTCCTGGGGTCGGCGGGCGACGAGGTCCGCGACCACGGGGCGGCGGGGGGTCCGTCCGCGATCGGCTCCGACAGGGTAGCCACCCCCACCGACACCCACCGCCACCTTTTCGCCCACTCCCCGGGGGCGCGGAGTCTTGTCCCGCCCGGGGAGCGCGGCCTAGGGTCGCCCTGTCCGAATTGTCCTATATGTCCTTACCGCGGACTCAGGCCACGGGTCCCCGGCTCCGTCGTCCGCCCTGCCGCCCGGCCCCCGGGTCGCAGCACGGGGACGGCCCGGGACGCGGGACCGGGCGCGCGTCGGGCGCGACCGAACGTGACAGCGATGTCGAGCACCGGGGCGCACCGCGCCGCATCCTCCCGCACCCCGCTCCCCTGGCCCCGCGTCCTGCTGGGCGGCACGCCGGTCGACCTGCTCGAGACGGCCGGTGCGGTCGACACCGTGGTGGGGCACGCGTCGCGCGGCGCGGGCTGGCCGCTGCTGGGGGTGATGAGCGCGAACCTCGACCACATCCACCACTTCGGGTACCACGGGCCGTCGTCCCTGGTGCCGTTCGCCTGGGCGCACCCCGACGCCGGCGACCCGTACCCCGCGGGACCGCCGGTCCCCGACCCCCTCGACGGGCTGCCGCCGGTCCGCTGGCTCAACCTCCTGGACGGGGCGCCGCTGGTCCGGCGCGCCGAGCACCTCACCGGGCACTCCTGGCCCCGGCTCGCCGGCAGCGACCTGATCGCGCCGGTGCTCGACCGCGCGGCCGCCGTCGGCCTGCGGGTGGGGTTCCTCGGCGGCCGGCCGGACGTGCTCGACGCGCTGGCGACGCGCCTCGCGGCGGACCGCCCCGGGCTGGCCGTCGCGGGCCTGTGGTCACCCCCGCGCCGGGACCTCGACGACGCCGCGGCCTGCCGCGCCTGGGCCGCCCTCGTACGGCACTCGGGCGCCGACGTCGTGGTGGTGGGGCTCGGCAAGCCGCGGCAGGAGCGCTGGATCGCGCGGTACGGGCCGCTGACCGGGGCGGCCGTGCTGCTCGCCTTCGGCGCGGTGGTCGACTTCCTCGCGGGCGCGGCGCAGCGCGCCCCGGAGGCCGTCCGGGACCACGGCTGGGAGTGGGCGTGGCGCCTCGCGCACGAGCCCCGCCGGCTCGCGCGCCGCTACCTGGTCGACGGGCCGCCCGCGTACGACGTCCTGGCGCGGCGGAGCTTCGTGCTGGTGCCCGGGTCGCCCGAGCCGGCGGGGCGGCCGTGACGGCCCAGGCGGAGCGCCGCGCGACGGCCGGGCCGGCCTTCGCGGCCGCCGACGAGCCCGCGGAGCTCGGGGTGGTCGTGGTGACGTACGACAACGAGGCGCACCTCGACCGGCTGCTCGCCAGCCTGCGCCTCGAGGCGGCGGGCACCCGGATGCGGGTGGTCGTCGTCGACAACGGGTCGTCCGACGGGACGGTGCGGCGCGCCCGCGCGCACGCCGACGTGCGCACGCTGACGGGGCACGGCAACGTCGGCTACGCGGGCGGCATCAACGTCGGGGCCGCGGCGCTCGGCGACGTCCCGGCGGTGCTCGTGCTCAACGCGGACCTGGTGCTCGAGCCCGGCGCCGTGCCCGCCCTGCTGGCACGCCTGCACCGGCCCCGGGCGGGCGTGGTGCTGCCGATGCTCCTCGACCGGTCCGGCGCGGCCCAGCCGTCGCTGCGCCGGGAGCCGTCGGTCACCCGGTCGCTCGGCGACGCCGTGCTGGGGCGGTTCCTCGGCGACCGGCCCGGGTGGCTGTCCGAGACGGTGCGCGACCCCACCGCCTACGCCTGGGCGCACCCGGTCGACTGGGGCACCGGCGCCGCCGTGCTGGTGCGCGCCGAGACGGCCCGGTCGGTCGGCCCGTGGGACGAGCGGTTCTTCCTGTACTCAGAGGAGACCGACTACTGCCGCCGCGTGCGCGAGGCCGGCTGGGAGGTGTGGTTCGAGCCCGCCGCGCGGGTCCGGCACGCCGCCGGCGGCTCCGGGCGCGGCCCGGAGCTGACCGCGCTGCTCCAGGTGAACCGGGTCCGGTACGCCCGCAAGCACCGGGCCGCGCCCGTGGCCGGGGCGACCCTCGCCGTGACCGCGGTGACGTCGCTCGCGCGCACCTGGGACCCGGGGCACCGGTCGGCGCTGCGCGCGCTGCTGGTGCCGGCGGCGCGGCGGGCGCTGCCGCGCGGGCGGCCGACCGGGCTGGTCCAGGCGGACGGCGGCCGGGCCGCCGCCGGCCCCGGCCCGGCGACCAGGAGCGCCGCGCCCGCGCGCGTCACCGGCAGCGTCGTCGTCCCGGCGCACGACGAGGCTGCGGTCATCGGCCGCACCCTCGCCACGCTCGCGCCGTGGGCCCGGGCCTCCGGGGTCGACGTGGTCGTGGTGTGCAACGGCTGCACCGACGGCACCGCGGACGTGGCGCGGCGGTTCCCCGGGGTGCGGGTGCTCGAGCTGCCCGAGGGGTCCAAGCCGCGCGCGCTGGACGCCGGCGACCGCGCCGCCCGCGCCTTCCCGCGGGTGTACCTCGACGCGGACGTCACGGCGTCCCCCGCGGCGGTGGCCGCGACGCTGCGCGCGCTGGCCGAGGGACCCTGGCTCGCCGCCCGCCCCGCCGGCGGCGGTGGACGTCGCCGGGGCGTCCGCCCCGGTGCGCGCCTTCCACCGGGCGCGGGCCCGGCTGGCGGCCCCGCGGGAGGCTCTGTGGGGTGCCGGCGTCTACGGCCTGTCCGCCGCGGGTCACGCGCGGCTCGGCCGGTTCCCGGACCTCGTCGCGGACGACCTGTGGGTGGACGCGCTGTTCGCCTCCGTGGAGAAGCGGGTGGTCGACGCGCCGCCGGTGCGGGTGGTGGCGCCCCCGGACCGCCCGGAGCCTGGTGCGGGTGCTCGCGCGGACCGCCCGGGGCACGGCCGAGGTGCGGGCGCTGACGGCGGCGCGGGCGGCCGCGCGGTCGGACGCGGCACCCGGCACCGCGCCACCCGGCACCGCGCCCCCGGCCGTCCCGGGTCCGGTGCGCACCGCCGCGGCGCTGCTCCGGACGGTGCGCGGCGCCCGGAGCGCCCTCGACGCCGCCGTGTACGCGGCCCTCGTCACCGGAGGCCGGGTGCGCGCGCGCCGCGGCTCGGTCTGGGAGCGCGACGAGAGCAGCCGGCGGTGACGGCGCCGACGCGCGCGGGCGCCGCTCGGGACGCCGTCACCCTCGGCTACCTCGTCCCGGAGTTCCCGGGGCAGACCCACGCGTTCTTCTGGCGCGAGGTCGCGGCGCTGGAGCGCGCCGGGGCCCGGACGGTCCTGCTCTCCACGCGCCGTCCCCCACGGCCCGCCGCGCACCCGTGGGCCGCCGCGGCGACCGCCCGCACCACGTACCTGGCCGACGCGTCCCCGCGGGCGCTTGCGACCGCGGCGACGGTGCTCGTCCGTGCGACGGTCGCGGGGCGGGCGCCCGGGGTCCTGCGGGAGGCCCGGGCAGCCGCGGCGGAAGCCACCGGCAGCCGCGCCCGGCGCGCGGCCCGCGCCGCCGGCCTGACGCTCGCGGCCGCCCGGCTCGCCGCGCTCGCCCGCGCCGGCGGCTGGTCCCACGTGCACGTGCACTCGAGCGCGGACGCGGCCCAGGTCGCCGCGCTCGCCCGCCTGCTCGGCGGGCCCGCCTACAGCCTCACGCTGCACGGGCCGCTCGCGGACTACGGCGGCAACCAGCGGGGCAGGTGGCGCGGTGCGACGTTCGGCCTGGTGATCACGGAGGGCCTGCGCCGGGACCTGCGCGCCGCGCTCGGGGCCGGACCTGCCGGCGACCCTCGCGGTCGCGCCGATGGGCGTCGACCCCGACGCGCCCGGCCGGGCGCACCCGTACCGTCCGTGGCCGGGCGCCGGACCGCTGCGGCTGGTCTCCTGCGGGCGGCTGAACCCCGCCAAGGGGCACGACGACCTGGTGCGCGCGGTGCGGCTGCTCACCGACCGCGGCGTGGACGCCCGGCTCGTGGTGCTCGGCGAGGACGAGGACGGTGGCGACGGGTACCGCCGGGAGCTCGAGGCGCTGGTCGCGCGGCTCGGGCTCGCGGACCGGGTGCGCCTGCCGGGCGCGGTCGGCGAGGACCGGGTGCGCGCCGAGCTCGCCGGGGCGCACGTGTTCGCGCTCGCGAGCCACGCCGAGCCGCTGGGCGTCGCCGTGATGGAGGCGCTCGCGGCGGAGCTGCCCGTCGTGGTGTTGCGCGGGCGGCGGGGTCGGCGAGCTGGTCGACGACGGGCGGACCGGCCTCCTGGTGCCGCCGCGGGACCCGGTCGCGCTCGCCGCGGCGGTGGCGCGGGTCGCGGCGGACCCGGCGCTGGCGACGGCGCTCGGGGCGGCGGGTCGGCGGCACGTCCTGGCCGGGTACGGGAGCGACCGCGGGGCCGCGGCGCTCCTCGGCCTCGTATCGGCGCGGGGCACGGGCGCGGCACGGACCGCGGGCGCGGCGCCGGTCCGTGGCGCGGCGCCGACCCGCGCCCGCCCCCGGCCCGTCGGGGCCCCGGCGGACGGCGGCCCGCGGTGAACGCCGTGCGCCGGGCCTGCACCGGCCTCGCCGTCGCCGGCGTGTGCTTCGGCTCCTGCGCCGGCCCGACCGGCGGCCCGACCGGGGACCCGTCCGCGTCCCCGACCCCGGGCCCGACGTGGTCGAGCCCGCTCGCGTGGCGCGAGGTCGACGGCGGCCCGGCCTTCTACGACGCCTTCGACCCGACGCTGCCCGCCGAGCACCGCGCGTTCCCGATCGGCGTCTGGCTCGAGAGCGTCACCGACCCGGGGGACGTCCGGCTCGACCTCGCGGCCGGCCTCACCACCTACGTGGACCTCACCACGGACTCCGACCTCGCGCTGCTCGACGGCACCGGCCTGGCCGCGCTCGTCGGCCGGGAGGACCCCCGCGCGGCCGGGGGCGTGCTGGCCGACGAGGTCGACATGTGGGCCGGCGCCGGCGAGAACGGCTGGACCGGGCTGTGGCCCGGCCAGGGCGAGGTCTGCGACCCGGCGAACACCCCGTGCGGCTACACCGTGCAGGCGGCCGTGCGCGCCGGGCTGCCCGCGGGCGCGCTCACGTACGCCAACTACGGCAAGGGGGTCGCGTTCCGCCTCGACGACGCCGAGGCCGCCCGGTTCGTCAACGACTACGCCGACGTCGTGTCGGTCGACACCTACTGGTTCACCGACCCGCACATCTGCGGCGGCCACGAGGGCGGGATGCTGCTGGCCGGCGGGCAGCCGCTCACGGAGCAGGAGTGCCGGCGCCCGGCGAACTACGGCCGGACCGTCGACCGGGTGCGGTCCCTCGTGGACCCGCCCGGCAGCCGGCCGGTGTGGGCGTTCGTCGAGCTCGGGCACCCGTTCTCCGAGGACGACGCCCCCACGATCACCGGACCCCAGGTCCGCGCGGCCGTGTGGAGCAGCGTCATCCACGGGGCGCGCGGCGTCGTCTACTTCAACCACAGCTTCGGCGGCGCCTGCGAGTCGTTCCACCTGCTGCGCGAGGCCTGCGGGGCCGACGTCCGCCCGTGGGTCGCCGACGTGAACCGGCAGCTGACCGCGCTCGGCCCGGCGCTCGCGGCACCGTTCCTCGACGGGGCGGTGCTCGCCGACGGCCCCGTCGACACCGCGGTGAAGGTCGACGGCGGCACGCAGTACCTGCTCGCGGCCGCCACCGGGGACGGGGCCGCGACCGTGCGGTTCGACGTGCGCTGCGCGGCGGACGGCACCGTCACGGTGCTCGGCGAGGACCGGGACGTGGCGCTCGCGGACGGCGCGTTCACCGACACGTTCGCCGACGGCCTGGCCGTGCACCTGTACCGCTACGACCACGCGCCCGACGCCGCGCCGGGGTGCGCCGCGCCGTGACGACGGTCCTGCCGCGGTCCCCGGCGCCGCCCCTCGAGTCCTCGGTCCCGCCGGGGCGGGACGGGGGCGCGCCGCTGCTGCTGCGCGCCGCGCTGGTCGCGATCGGCGCGGCCCCCGCGAGCATGGTGATCGCCCCGATCGGCGCGGCCGGCACCGTCGCGATGCTGCTCACGCTCCTGCTCGGCGCGTTCTGGCTGGTCTCCTGGACGTGGGGTCTGCACGACCCGCTGGCCGCACGGCATCCCGGTCGGCTGGCGGTCGGCGCGCTGCTGCTCGCCACCGTCGCGTCGTCCGCGGCGCTCTGGCTCGGCACCACCGGCGGCAGCACCGTGGTGACCCGGGCGGCCGGCGAGCGGTGGCTGCTGCTCGTGCTCGCGAGCGCGACCCTGGTCACGGTGATCCCGGAGTGCGCCCGGTCGGTCGCCGCCGCGGCGCAGTGCGCGCGGGCGCTCCTGGACGGGTTCGTCGTGTGCTGCCTGGTCGCGCTCGTGCAGTTCCTCCTGCACGTCGACCCGGTGGACTGGGCGCCCTGGGTGATGCCGGGCTTCACCCCGAACGGCGGCGACACCCCGTTCCAGCCCCGGGGTGCGCTGGTGCGGGTCGCCGGGACGACGTTCTCCCCCATCGAGCTCGGCGTCGTCGCGTCGATGCTGCTGCCGCTGTCGATCTGGCGGGCCGTGTACGACCGCACCGGCCGCCGCTGGGCGCACCTGCTGCGCACGGGCCTGCTGGTGCTGGCCGTCGCGATGAGCATCTCGCGGTCGGGGATCCTCGGGCTCGCCGTGGCGACCGTCGTCGTCCTGCCGTTCCTGCCCCGGGTCGCCCGGCACTGGGTGCTGGTCACGGCGCCCGTCGCCGTCGCCGGGCTGTTCCTCTCCGTCCCCGGGCTGGTCAGCACGCTCGGCGGGGCGCTCGGCGCCGACGCCTCCGACCCGTCGATCTCGACCCGGCTCGACAACTACCCGCGCGTGGTCGCGATGTTCGACGCGCACCCGCTCCTCGGGCTCGGGCCCGGCAACTACATGCCCGAGGACGCCCTGCACATCCTGGACAACCAGTACCTCAACGCGCTGGTGACGACGGGCGCCGTGGGCGTCGCCGCCACCGTCGTGTACCTGGTGCTGCCCGGCGTCACCGCGCTGCACGCCGCCGGCGCCGCGCGCTCGCCGGAGCTGCGCTGCCTCGCCGGCGCGCTCGCCGCCGGCACCCTCGCGGGCGCGGTCTGCTCGCTCACGTTCGACTCGCTGTCCTTCCCGGTCTTCGCGCTGGCGTTCCCCGCGCTGGTCGGGCTCTCGGGGGCGGCGTGGCTGCTGGTGCGTCACGAGGAGGACCCGTGGACCCGACCGACGTCCTGAGGACGCTGTGGCAGCAGCGGTGGTACGTGCTGCCGGCGGTGCTGCTGGCGCTGGCCGCGGCCGCGTACGTGTACGGCTTCGCGCCGCGCAGCTACGAGGTCACCTCGACCTACGCCCTCGTCAACCCCGCCGTGCCGACCGCCGAGGAGCTGGAGCGCGACCCGGCGCTCGCGGCGCTGAACGCGGACAACCCGTACTTGCGGTCCGCCGACACGAACCTGATCACCGACGCGCTGATCGCCCGGCTCGGCGCCGCGTCCACGGTGAAGCAGCTCCAGGCGGACGGCGTCGGCACCGACTACGGGGTGGGTCCGGGCGTCGGCGGCAACGGGTTCGTCGTGGACATCACCGGCGTGGGCCCGACGCCCGGGGCGGCGATCGCCACCACCGCCGCCGTCGGCACGGTCCTCGAGGCCGAGCTCGACGACCTGCAGCGGGTCAACGGCGCCGACGACCGGTACCTGTTCACCCCCCTGCTGCTCGCCCCGCCCGACGACGCCACGGAGCAGTTCTCCAGCCGGCTGCGCGCCGTCATCGTCGTGCTGCTCGGCGGCGCCGTGCTCGTCTTCGCCGCGGCGAGCCTCGGGCGCTGGCGCACCGGCGTGCGGGCGCGGCGGACGGAGGCGCGCGCGGCGGCCGACGAGGGCGCGGGCCGCGCCGGGGACCCAGGCGCGGCGGCCCGAGCGGGCGCGGTCGGCGCGGCCGGTGCGGCCGCCGCGAGACCCGCGAGGACCCGCGGGGCGAAGCGGGCACCGGTGGCGTCCGGCGGGTCGAGGGCCGGGGGCGCGGGCCGGACGACCGGGCCGAGGGCGGCGGCCGGGCCGCCGGGTGCCCCGCCGGAGCAGGACCCCGCCGCACCGGACCCGGCAGCGGCGCGCCGGCCCGAGCCCGCGCGCGAGCCGGGTACCGCACGCGAGTCGGCGCCCGAGCCCGAGCCGGGGCCCGAGCCCAGGCCGGCGACCGACCGCGCGGAGCCGGCCCGCGCCGCCCGCACGCCCGGCACCGCGCGGCGCACGGGCCT encodes the following:
- a CDS encoding ABC transporter ATP-binding protein gives rise to the protein MLARLLMRYLRPYRWLLLGVLVFQLCSALAMLYLPNLNARIIDEGVAQGDTAFIWRAGGYMLLVSLGQIVAAIVATYFAARAAMQVGRDLRDDVYGRVSGYSEREISRFGAGSLITRNTNDVQQVQMLAMMGSTMLVSAPMLAIGGIVMALRQDVGLSWLIAVSVPVLLLVAGIIISRMVPLFRSFQTKLDAVNRIMREQLTGVRVVRAFVREDIESERFRGANTDIMVVGRKIGSLFVVLFPLAMLVLNVTVVGVIWFGGIEVDDGNVQVGTLFAFMQYIGQILMGVLMATFMTVMIPRAAVSAERITEVLTSESTLAEPAEPVRGTPRPGEVAFDDVTFAYPEAEHPVLSGVSFTARQGQTVAVIGSTGAGKTTLVSLIPRLFDTTGGAVRVGGVDVRDRDVEELWAGIGLVPQRPFLFAGTVASNLRLGQEDATDADLWRALEIAQASDFVSQMEGGLEARISQGGTNVSGGQRQRLAIARALVRRPAVLLFDDSFSALDLATDARLRQALWRELPEVTKIVVAQRVSTVTGADQILVLEDGRVAGLGTHDELLATNQTYREIAESQLAVEAGA
- a CDS encoding WecB/TagA/CpsF family glycosyltransferase — translated: MSSTGAHRAASSRTPLPWPRVLLGGTPVDLLETAGAVDTVVGHASRGAGWPLLGVMSANLDHIHHFGYHGPSSLVPFAWAHPDAGDPYPAGPPVPDPLDGLPPVRWLNLLDGAPLVRRAEHLTGHSWPRLAGSDLIAPVLDRAAAVGLRVGFLGGRPDVLDALATRLAADRPGLAVAGLWSPPRRDLDDAAACRAWAALVRHSGADVVVVGLGKPRQERWIARYGPLTGAAVLLAFGAVVDFLAGAAQRAPEAVRDHGWEWAWRLAHEPRRLARRYLVDGPPAYDVLARRSFVLVPGSPEPAGRP
- a CDS encoding glycosyltransferase family 2 protein; translation: MTAQAERRATAGPAFAAADEPAELGVVVVTYDNEAHLDRLLASLRLEAAGTRMRVVVVDNGSSDGTVRRARAHADVRTLTGHGNVGYAGGINVGAAALGDVPAVLVLNADLVLEPGAVPALLARLHRPRAGVVLPMLLDRSGAAQPSLRREPSVTRSLGDAVLGRFLGDRPGWLSETVRDPTAYAWAHPVDWGTGAAVLVRAETARSVGPWDERFFLYSEETDYCRRVREAGWEVWFEPAARVRHAAGGSGRGPELTALLQVNRVRYARKHRAAPVAGATLAVTAVTSLARTWDPGHRSALRALLVPAARRALPRGRPTGLVQADGGRAAAGPGPATRSAAPARVTGSVVVPAHDEAAVIGRTLATLAPWARASGVDVVVVCNGCTDGTADVARRFPGVRVLELPEGSKPRALDAGDRAARAFPRVYLDADVTASPAAVAATLRALAEGPWLAARPAGGGGRRRGVRPGARLPPGAGPAGGPAGGSVGCRRLRPVRRGSRAARPVPGPRRGRPVGGRAVRLRGEAGGRRAAGAGGGAPGPPGAWCGCSRGPPGARPRCGR
- a CDS encoding O-antigen ligase family protein — its product is MTTVLPRSPAPPLESSVPPGRDGGAPLLLRAALVAIGAAPASMVIAPIGAAGTVAMLLTLLLGAFWLVSWTWGLHDPLAARHPGRLAVGALLLATVASSAALWLGTTGGSTVVTRAAGERWLLLVLASATLVTVIPECARSVAAAAQCARALLDGFVVCCLVALVQFLLHVDPVDWAPWVMPGFTPNGGDTPFQPRGALVRVAGTTFSPIELGVVASMLLPLSIWRAVYDRTGRRWAHLLRTGLLVLAVAMSISRSGILGLAVATVVVLPFLPRVARHWVLVTAPVAVAGLFLSVPGLVSTLGGALGADASDPSISTRLDNYPRVVAMFDAHPLLGLGPGNYMPEDALHILDNQYLNALVTTGAVGVAATVVYLVLPGVTALHAAGAARSPELRCLAGALAAGTLAGAVCSLTFDSLSFPVFALAFPALVGLSGAAWLLVRHEEDPWTRPTS